One window of the Methanocaldococcus vulcanius M7 genome contains the following:
- the cobS gene encoding adenosylcobinamide-GDP ribazoletransferase — protein MLKEFKALISFFTRIPLPISEFSFEDIANYFYLVVLVGYLFGIFGVALAFLFEILFPKLLVGILVLFFIEYLNGFHHIDGLIDFGDGWMAVGDKKKKLMAMRDRYIGCGGVVLAIFVNLISAFSLFYILNINLLYILVVEVSAKLGMLSCSTFGKPLIEGTGRYFVKKADEKFLTIGIILSLPLLLLFGGIDRKITIIAIIVAVISGFCMAKISKKHFGGVNGDVLGASNEITRAAVLLTIIACFKILGL, from the coding sequence ATGCTCAAGGAATTTAAAGCGTTAATTTCGTTTTTTACACGTATTCCTTTGCCGATAAGCGAATTTAGTTTTGAAGATATTGCAAATTACTTTTATCTTGTTGTGCTGGTTGGATACTTGTTTGGGATTTTTGGAGTTGCATTAGCGTTTTTATTTGAAATACTGTTTCCAAAATTACTGGTTGGAATTTTAGTCCTATTTTTTATTGAGTATTTAAATGGATTTCATCACATAGATGGGCTAATTGACTTTGGAGATGGATGGATGGCGGTAGGAGATAAGAAAAAAAAGTTAATGGCTATGAGGGATCGATATATAGGATGTGGAGGAGTAGTTTTAGCAATATTTGTTAATTTAATATCTGCCTTCTCGTTATTTTATATTCTCAACATCAATCTTTTGTATATTTTAGTTGTAGAGGTTAGTGCAAAGCTCGGAATGCTTAGTTGTTCAACCTTTGGAAAACCTCTCATTGAGGGAACAGGAAGATATTTTGTTAAAAAAGCGGATGAAAAATTCTTGACAATTGGCATAATATTATCACTTCCTCTTTTACTGCTCTTTGGTGGAATAGATAGGAAGATCACAATTATTGCAATAATTGTTGCTGTAATTTCAGGATTTTGCATGGCAAAAATCTCAAAAAAACATTTTGGAGGAGTTAACGGAGACGTATTGGGGGCTTCTAATGAAATAACAAGGGCTGCTGTGTTGTTGACAATAATTGCATGTTTTAAAATACTTGGATTATAA
- a CDS encoding TIGR02253 family HAD-type hydrolase, translated as MIRGVLFDLDDTLYNSSEFVEIARREAVKSMIDAGLDISFEEAMNILNKIIQDKGSNYGKHFDDLVKAISGRYDPKIITTGIITYHNVKVALLRPYPHTIKTLIDLKARGLKLGVITDGLTIKQWEKLIRMGIHPFFDEVITSEEFGLGKPHLEFFKYGLKRMNLKPEETIYVGDRVDKDIKPAKDLGMTTVRILKGKYKEMEDNNYSDYTINSIQELVKIVDELMNKTKI; from the coding sequence ATGATAAGAGGAGTTCTCTTTGATTTAGACGACACACTCTACAACTCTTCAGAGTTCGTAGAAATTGCCCGACGAGAGGCGGTAAAATCGATGATAGATGCAGGGTTAGATATTTCCTTTGAGGAGGCAATGAACATATTAAACAAAATAATACAGGATAAAGGGTCCAACTATGGAAAACATTTTGATGATTTAGTCAAGGCAATATCTGGGAGATACGATCCAAAAATAATAACAACTGGAATAATAACCTACCATAACGTAAAAGTAGCATTGTTAAGACCTTACCCCCATACTATAAAGACATTAATTGACTTGAAAGCAAGAGGGTTAAAATTAGGAGTTATAACAGATGGACTTACAATAAAACAATGGGAAAAACTGATTAGGATGGGAATTCATCCGTTTTTTGATGAAGTTATCACGTCAGAAGAATTTGGTTTAGGAAAGCCCCACTTGGAGTTTTTTAAATATGGATTAAAAAGAATGAATTTAAAACCAGAAGAAACCATATATGTTGGGGATCGGGTAGATAAAGATATAAAACCAGCAAAAGATTTGGGAATGACTACTGTAAGGATATTAAAGGGAAAATATAAAGAAATGGAAGATAACAATTACAGCGATTATACAATAAACTCTATTCAAGAACTTGTAAAGATCGTTGATGAGTTAATGAATAAAACAAAAATATAA
- a CDS encoding iron ABC transporter substrate-binding protein produces MLKKLTALLIITVLTVGLCGCVENSSKTTKTITITDALGREVKVPVEVDRIVCCGPGCLRMIVYLNATDKVVGVEDAEKKWTPWGRPYRIAHPELANLPTIGQGGPSPKPNPEAILKVKPDVIFATYITKDEADTLQQKTGIPVVVLTYGKLATFDNEDLFNSLKLAGKILGKEKRAENVIQFIKKCESDLKNRTGDIPDSKKPTVYVGGIGYKGIHGIDSTECKYPPFELVNAKNVADELGREGHVFVSKEQILKWNPDIIFIDEGGLSIVMQDYKKDPAFYNSLKAFKTGNVYGLLPYNFYATNIGTALADAYYIGKVVYPDRFKDIDPEKKADEIYTFLVGKPVYEQMKEHLGGFKKLEFK; encoded by the coding sequence ATGCTAAAAAAATTAACAGCCCTTTTAATAATTACAGTTCTTACAGTTGGGCTTTGTGGCTGTGTAGAAAACTCTTCTAAAACAACAAAAACTATAACAATAACTGATGCCCTTGGAAGAGAAGTAAAAGTCCCTGTAGAAGTTGACAGAATAGTGTGTTGTGGGCCAGGATGTTTAAGGATGATCGTTTATTTAAACGCGACAGATAAAGTTGTAGGTGTTGAAGATGCCGAGAAAAAATGGACACCGTGGGGAAGACCTTATAGAATAGCACATCCAGAACTTGCTAACCTACCAACAATAGGCCAAGGGGGGCCATCTCCAAAACCAAATCCAGAAGCAATTCTAAAAGTAAAACCAGATGTAATCTTTGCCACATACATTACAAAAGATGAAGCAGATACTCTACAACAAAAAACAGGAATCCCAGTAGTTGTTTTAACTTATGGGAAATTAGCCACCTTTGACAACGAAGATCTCTTCAATTCCTTAAAACTCGCTGGAAAAATACTTGGAAAAGAAAAAAGAGCTGAGAATGTTATTCAATTTATAAAAAAATGCGAATCTGATTTGAAAAATAGAACAGGAGATATTCCAGACAGTAAAAAACCAACTGTTTACGTTGGAGGGATTGGGTATAAAGGAATACATGGAATTGATAGTACAGAATGCAAATACCCTCCTTTTGAACTTGTAAATGCAAAGAATGTTGCTGATGAGTTAGGTAGAGAAGGACACGTCTTTGTAAGCAAAGAACAGATTCTAAAATGGAATCCGGATATAATTTTCATTGATGAAGGAGGATTAAGTATTGTTATGCAGGACTATAAAAAAGATCCAGCATTTTACAATTCATTAAAAGCGTTTAAAACTGGAAATGTTTATGGACTATTGCCCTATAACTTCTATGCAACAAATATCGGAACTGCGTTAGCAGATGCTTACTACATTGGAAAAGTTGTTTATCCAGATAGATTTAAGGATATAGACCCTGAGAAAAAAGCAGATGAGATTTATACTTTCTTAGTAGGAAAGCCGGTTTATGAGCAGATGAAAGAGCATTTAGGAGGATTTAAGAAGTTGGAGTTTAAATAA